One Hevea brasiliensis isolate MT/VB/25A 57/8 chromosome 5, ASM3005281v1, whole genome shotgun sequence genomic region harbors:
- the LOC110633679 gene encoding glutathione S-transferase L3 isoform X2: MTIPQSSLAISSVQIPSPILISPLKNSLQPMAATALDKSVPEKWPPVLEPTAEQPPLFDGAIRLYTAYICPFAQRVWITRNYKGLQDNIKLIPLNLQSRPAWYGEKVYPVNKVPSLEHNGKIIGESLDLIKYLDSNFEGPSLLPDDPAKKEFAEELFAYTDTFNKIVYTSFKGDPAKDAGPAFDYLENALHKFDDGPFLLGQFSLVDIAYTPFVERFHVFLSEVFKYDITAGRPKLAAWIEEINKIEAYKQTKLDPKEHVEFFKKRFQAQ; this comes from the exons ATGACCATTCCTCAATCTTCACTTGCCATCTCATCAGTCCAAATACCTTCACCCATTCTCATTTCTCCTTTGAAGAACTCGCTTCAACCAATGGCTGCTACTGC TTTGGATAAGAGCGTGCCAGAGAAATGGCCTCCAGTGCTGGAACCCACTGCTGAGCAACCTCCTCTCTTCGATGGAGCCATAAG GCTGTATACCGCCTACATATGTCCATTTGCACAGCGAGTGTGGATCACCAGGAACTATAAG GGATTACAAGACAATATCAAGCTAATTCCTCTCAACCTTCAAAGTAGGCCTGCTTGGTACGGGGAGAAAGTTTACCCCGTCAATAAG GTGCCATCTTTGGAACACAACGGCAAAATCATTGGGGAGAGTCTTGATTTGATTAAATACCTTGATAGCAACTTTGAAGGGCCATCTCTGCTCCCTGAT GATCCTGCTAAAAAAGAGTTTGCTGAAGAGTTATTTGCCTACACTGATACTTTCAACAAAATTGTGTATACTTCATTTAAGGGAGATCCAGCAAAAGACGCTG GTCCTGCTTTTGATTACTTGGAAAATGCTCTTCATAAATTTGATGATGGGCCATTCTTGCTTGGCCAATTCAGTTTG GTGGATATAGCCTATACTCCATTTGTTGAAAGATTCCATGTCTTCTTATCAGAGGTATTCAAATATGATATCACAGCTGGCAGGCCTAAACTTGCAGCTTGGATTGAG GAGATAAACAAGATTGAGGCCTACAAGCAGACAAAATTAGATCCTAAAGAGCATGTTGAATTTTTCAAGAAGCGCTTTCAG GCTCAGTAA
- the LOC110633679 gene encoding glutathione S-transferase L3 isoform X1, which produces MTIPQSSLAISSVQIPSPILISPLKNSLQPMAATALDKSVPEKWPPVLEPTAEQPPLFDGAIRLYTAYICPFAQRVWITRNYKGLQDNIKLIPLNLQSRPAWYGEKVYPVNKVPSLEHNGKIIGESLDLIKYLDSNFEGPSLLPDDPAKKEFAEELFAYTDTFNKIVYTSFKGDPAKDAGPAFDYLENALHKFDDGPFLLGQFSLVDIAYTPFVERFHVFLSEVFKYDITAGRPKLAAWIEEINKIEAYKQTKLDPKEHVEFFKKRFQVST; this is translated from the exons ATGACCATTCCTCAATCTTCACTTGCCATCTCATCAGTCCAAATACCTTCACCCATTCTCATTTCTCCTTTGAAGAACTCGCTTCAACCAATGGCTGCTACTGC TTTGGATAAGAGCGTGCCAGAGAAATGGCCTCCAGTGCTGGAACCCACTGCTGAGCAACCTCCTCTCTTCGATGGAGCCATAAG GCTGTATACCGCCTACATATGTCCATTTGCACAGCGAGTGTGGATCACCAGGAACTATAAG GGATTACAAGACAATATCAAGCTAATTCCTCTCAACCTTCAAAGTAGGCCTGCTTGGTACGGGGAGAAAGTTTACCCCGTCAATAAG GTGCCATCTTTGGAACACAACGGCAAAATCATTGGGGAGAGTCTTGATTTGATTAAATACCTTGATAGCAACTTTGAAGGGCCATCTCTGCTCCCTGAT GATCCTGCTAAAAAAGAGTTTGCTGAAGAGTTATTTGCCTACACTGATACTTTCAACAAAATTGTGTATACTTCATTTAAGGGAGATCCAGCAAAAGACGCTG GTCCTGCTTTTGATTACTTGGAAAATGCTCTTCATAAATTTGATGATGGGCCATTCTTGCTTGGCCAATTCAGTTTG GTGGATATAGCCTATACTCCATTTGTTGAAAGATTCCATGTCTTCTTATCAGAGGTATTCAAATATGATATCACAGCTGGCAGGCCTAAACTTGCAGCTTGGATTGAG GAGATAAACAAGATTGAGGCCTACAAGCAGACAAAATTAGATCCTAAAGAGCATGTTGAATTTTTCAAGAAGCGCTTTCAGGTGAGTACATAA